Proteins encoded by one window of Asterias rubens chromosome 18, eAstRub1.3, whole genome shotgun sequence:
- the LOC117302600 gene encoding asialoglycoprotein receptor 2-like, which translates to MDLTGILLLLFGCYTAMTAICPTDWQRYGESCYLLMIQRMNWTEANDTCVNSNAALAVPNSKTEHTFIWSMFLEFINGSESAKHLWIGCYFNQEARGWQNCPMRNESNTYENWKRNNPEHDEPATDCVAMNWKHNGQWVDNQCAWKYFSVCELQVDTTPHSFCLQTGTDGRIKSQCLVGHVMKELRADGVVSCGNACRSEPRCRSFNLLMKQGPGDMVCQLNNATRHEATVVNMMKNENRFYFDP; encoded by the coding sequence ATGGATCTTACTGGTATTCTGTTGCTTCTATTTGGGTGTTATACAGCCATGACTGCTATCTGCCCTACTGACTGGCAGCGATACGGCGAGTCATGCTATTTGCTGATGATACAACGTATGAACTGGACTGAAGCAAATGATACCTGCGTCAACTCAAATGCAGCTCTAGCTGTGCCTAACTCGAAGACAGAACACACTTTTATCTGGTCCATGTTCCTGGAATTCATCAATGGGAGTGAGTCAGCTAAACATCTCTGGATCGGTTGTTATTTCAACCAGGAGGCTAGGGGATGGCAGAACTGTCCAATGAGGAACGAGTCTAACACCTATGAGAATTGGAAGAGAAACAACCCAGAGCATGACGAGCCTGCCACGGATTGCGTTGCTATGAACTGGAAACACAATGGTCAATGGGTTGACAACCAGTGCGCTTGGAAATATTTTTCTGTCTGTGAGCTCCAAGTTGACACCACCCCTCACTCATTCTGCCTTCAGACCGGTACCGATGGTCGCATCAAGTCCCAGTGTCTGGTCGGTCACGTCATGAAGGAGCTACGGGCTGATGGTGTGGTGTCGTGCGGGAATGCGTGCCGATCAGAGCCCCGATGTCGCTCCTTCAATCTGCTTATGAAGCAAGGTCCAGGGGATATGGTTTGTCAGCTGAACAACGCGACTCGTCATGAAGCGACTGTTGTGAATATGATGAAGAATGAAAACCGCTTCTATTTCGATCCGTAg